From one Comamonas piscis genomic stretch:
- a CDS encoding 5-formyltetrahydrofolate cyclo-ligase, producing the protein MDKKAVRQALIEQRLHMPDRLERAEQLQQVLRFWLMERQDAVIGAYWPIKGEFDPLPALHRWKEDGALMDEPKLRRIALPVVNKQHKTLSFHAWYPGCPMEMDAYDIPKPQNTELVVPTLLFVPCVGYGPGGYRLGYGGGFYDRTLAALEPRPFTVGLGFTNGFVDDFEPEAHDLPLDAILNDNGVVWPMAES; encoded by the coding sequence ATGGATAAAAAAGCCGTACGCCAAGCGCTCATTGAACAGCGTCTGCATATGCCCGATCGCCTGGAGCGCGCCGAACAGCTCCAGCAAGTACTGCGCTTTTGGCTGATGGAACGCCAGGATGCCGTCATTGGCGCCTACTGGCCGATCAAGGGCGAGTTTGACCCGCTGCCAGCACTGCACCGCTGGAAAGAAGACGGTGCGCTGATGGACGAGCCCAAACTGCGGCGCATCGCCCTGCCCGTCGTCAACAAGCAGCACAAGACCTTGAGCTTCCATGCCTGGTACCCCGGCTGCCCCATGGAGATGGACGCCTACGACATCCCCAAGCCGCAAAACACCGAGCTGGTCGTGCCCACCCTCCTGTTTGTGCCTTGTGTAGGCTATGGTCCGGGTGGCTACCGCCTGGGCTATGGTGGCGGTTTTTACGACCGCACCTTGGCCGCCCTGGAGCCGCGCCCCTTCACCGTGGGCCTGGGCTTTACCAATGGCTTTGTCGATGACTTCGAGCCCGAAGCCCATGACCTGCCGCTGGACGCTATCCTGAACGACAACGGTGTGGTCTGGCCGATGGCTGAGTCTTAG
- a CDS encoding lytic transglycosylase domain-containing protein, translating to MRRNFLLTPLMAALLACSALPLAAQTILQGATAAPASVQTPVQLQSSPSVSSGMVNDDVIVDMQQAFRKREKNKLTQLLPNARGHVLEPWAAYWELRARLNEATQDEVQAFLTRWAGTYQEDRLRNDWLRLLGQRRDWSNFDAMYPAFRMGDDRELRCYAAVIDLAKGGQRDPLAETVKSNWYAQRDSEDGCNLAASEMFSAGGLQADDVWRRARQTMETGRPRAARAAVEVVAPMQLPAFATMLQSPSKFLTAKAKTSSKEQQELATLGLIKIAADNPDGAATLMESRWNELLTQPRRDWVWGVIGKTQATRLSPDAMASFAKVGKEANLSDDLLAWKTRAALRAGQWQQVRKSIEAMSAEERDDPTWMYWQAKALQAGRISEAQTQQSRQLLQKIAGTQGFYEQLAQEELGQPIVIATQPAPIDEQARQAVRSSPGLARALYAIQLGLRSEGVREWNYMTNLHQRGGMDDAQLLAAAELACQRQIWDRCINTSERTKTVVDAGQRYPMPFKDAVVNRSREIGLDPAYVYGLIRQESRFIMDARSGVGASGLMQIMPATARWTARKIGMTDFTPASINDRDTNITLGTAYLKLALDDFDGSMALAAAGYNAGPGRPRNWRNGPVLDGAIWAENVPFSETRDYVKKVLSNTTSYAAILTGQPQSLRARLGSVGPKPEGEPDLSKELP from the coding sequence ATGCGTCGGAATTTTTTGCTTACCCCTTTGATGGCGGCCCTGCTGGCCTGCAGCGCGCTGCCACTGGCCGCACAGACGATTTTGCAGGGCGCAACGGCCGCGCCCGCCTCGGTGCAAACGCCCGTGCAACTGCAGTCCAGCCCCTCGGTCAGCAGCGGCATGGTCAATGACGATGTGATCGTCGACATGCAACAGGCCTTTCGCAAGCGCGAGAAAAACAAACTCACCCAACTGCTGCCCAATGCGCGCGGCCATGTGCTGGAGCCCTGGGCGGCGTATTGGGAACTGCGCGCCCGCCTGAATGAAGCGACCCAGGACGAGGTACAGGCCTTTCTGACCCGCTGGGCTGGCACCTACCAGGAAGACCGGCTGCGCAACGACTGGCTGCGCCTCTTGGGCCAGCGCCGCGACTGGAGCAATTTTGATGCGATGTACCCCGCCTTCCGCATGGGCGATGACCGCGAGCTGCGCTGCTATGCAGCGGTGATCGACCTGGCCAAGGGGGGCCAACGCGATCCCTTGGCCGAGACCGTCAAGAGCAACTGGTATGCGCAGCGCGATTCGGAAGACGGCTGCAACTTGGCGGCCTCCGAGATGTTCTCGGCCGGTGGCTTGCAGGCCGATGATGTGTGGCGCAGAGCGCGCCAGACGATGGAGACGGGCCGCCCGCGCGCGGCCCGCGCTGCGGTAGAGGTGGTGGCCCCCATGCAACTGCCCGCCTTCGCGACCATGTTGCAGTCGCCCAGCAAGTTTTTGACGGCCAAGGCCAAGACATCATCCAAGGAGCAGCAAGAGCTGGCCACCTTGGGGCTGATCAAGATCGCGGCGGACAACCCCGATGGCGCTGCCACCTTGATGGAAAGCCGCTGGAACGAGCTGCTGACCCAACCGCGCCGCGACTGGGTCTGGGGCGTCATCGGCAAGACCCAGGCCACCCGCCTGTCGCCCGATGCGATGGCCAGTTTTGCCAAGGTGGGCAAGGAGGCGAATCTGAGCGATGACCTGCTGGCCTGGAAAACCCGCGCCGCGCTGCGCGCCGGCCAGTGGCAGCAGGTGCGCAAGAGCATTGAGGCGATGAGCGCCGAGGAGCGGGACGACCCCACCTGGATGTACTGGCAGGCCAAGGCCTTGCAGGCCGGCCGTATCAGCGAGGCGCAGACCCAGCAGTCGCGCCAATTGCTGCAGAAGATCGCCGGCACCCAGGGCTTTTATGAGCAGCTGGCGCAAGAAGAGCTGGGCCAGCCCATCGTCATCGCCACCCAACCGGCCCCCATTGATGAGCAGGCACGCCAGGCGGTGCGCAGCAGCCCGGGCCTGGCGCGCGCGCTGTATGCGATCCAGCTGGGGCTGCGCAGTGAAGGCGTGCGCGAGTGGAACTACATGACCAACCTGCACCAGCGCGGCGGCATGGACGATGCCCAGCTGCTGGCTGCCGCCGAGCTAGCCTGCCAGCGCCAGATCTGGGACCGCTGCATCAACACCAGCGAGCGCACCAAGACGGTGGTCGATGCCGGCCAGCGCTACCCCATGCCGTTCAAGGATGCGGTGGTCAACCGCTCGCGCGAGATCGGGCTTGATCCCGCCTATGTCTATGGCCTGATTCGGCAGGAAAGCCGCTTCATCATGGATGCGCGCTCGGGCGTGGGTGCCTCGGGCCTCATGCAGATCATGCCGGCCACCGCCCGTTGGACGGCCCGCAAGATCGGCATGACCGATTTCACCCCAGCCAGCATCAATGACCGCGATACCAACATTACCCTGGGCACCGCCTACCTGAAGCTGGCGCTGGACGATTTTGACGGCTCGATGGCCCTGGCTGCCGCCGGCTACAACGCCGGCCCGGGCCGGCCGCGCAACTGGCGCAACGGTCCGGTGCTTGATGGCGCCATCTGGGCCGAGAATGTGCCCTTTTCCGAGACCCGCGACTATGTGAAAAAGGTGCTCTCCAACACCACCAGCTACGCCGCGATTCTGACGGGCCAGCCTCAGTCGCTGCGTGCGCGCCTGGGCTCGGTGGGCCCCAAGCCTGAGGGCGAGCCGGATCTGTCCAAAGAGCTGCCTTGA
- a CDS encoding Bug family tripartite tricarboxylate transporter substrate binding protein has product MHRRHHLVSLVAALGFWALGAQAQTASYPNHPVKVMVALPAGGGVDMIARLVGQQLQASTGQPFVVDNRAGASGRIGLPVVAKASPDGYTLMASPASFLTTNKSIFKDLPYDPQADFAPITKLANQAMVLVVKDRKKFPNAAAVLAAAKAQPTIVTYASSGEGSPQHLAALMFETRGQLQMTHIPYKGGALAINDMLGGNVDLLFAPLPEALPHLKSGKLTALALMSDKRSPLIAEVPTMAEAGIPDMVMQTWIGLLAPARTPRPIVDALNRQVQAILLRDDIKQQLQDVGMEVAPTTPEQFQQTIAQEISLHAQLVKAAGLVPQ; this is encoded by the coding sequence ATGCATCGTCGTCACCACCTTGTCAGCCTGGTCGCTGCGCTGGGCTTTTGGGCCTTGGGCGCCCAGGCGCAGACCGCCAGCTACCCCAACCACCCGGTCAAAGTGATGGTCGCTCTGCCGGCAGGCGGCGGTGTGGACATGATCGCGCGCCTGGTCGGCCAGCAGTTGCAGGCCAGCACCGGCCAGCCTTTTGTCGTAGACAACCGCGCCGGCGCCTCGGGCCGCATCGGCCTGCCGGTGGTGGCCAAGGCCAGCCCCGACGGCTACACCTTGATGGCCTCGCCCGCGTCCTTTCTGACCACCAACAAAAGCATCTTCAAAGACCTACCGTATGACCCGCAGGCGGACTTTGCGCCCATCACCAAGCTGGCCAACCAGGCCATGGTGCTGGTGGTCAAGGACCGCAAGAAATTCCCCAACGCCGCTGCCGTGCTGGCCGCTGCCAAGGCCCAGCCCACCATCGTGACCTATGCCAGCTCTGGCGAAGGCAGCCCCCAGCACCTGGCCGCGCTGATGTTCGAGACCCGGGGCCAGCTACAGATGACGCACATCCCCTACAAAGGCGGTGCCCTCGCCATCAACGACATGCTGGGCGGCAATGTGGACCTGCTGTTTGCGCCGCTGCCTGAGGCGCTGCCCCACCTCAAGTCCGGCAAGCTGACGGCCTTGGCGCTGATGAGCGACAAGCGCTCGCCCTTGATTGCCGAGGTGCCAACCATGGCCGAGGCCGGCATTCCCGACATGGTCATGCAGACCTGGATTGGCCTGCTGGCCCCCGCGCGCACGCCGCGCCCGATTGTGGACGCCCTCAACCGCCAGGTGCAGGCCATCTTGCTGCGCGACGACATCAAGCAGCAGCTGCAGGACGTGGGCATGGAGGTGGCGCCCACCACCCCGGAGCAGTTCCAGCAGACAATTGCGCAGGAGATCAGCCTGCATGCGCAGCTGGTCAAGGCCGCTGGCCTAGTGCCGCAATAA
- the eutC gene encoding ethanolamine ammonia-lyase subunit EutC, which yields MPPRPPAQAPLPAAEPASAAVTPNPWERLRQFTSARIALGRAGTSLPTRAHLDFALAHAQARMAVHTEVDIELLAGELQTLAPEAQPVLRLQSAAQDRPTYLQRPDLGRRLGAESRTLLQGLPTATADVVFVVADGLSSLAIERNALPFLRQMLPALAEQWRVGPISVVRNARVALGDEIAAALGASLVVVLIGERPGLSSPDSMGLYMTWQPRPGMTDESRNCISNVREQGLSYAHAVHKLHYLMQQARQRQLSGVQLKDESDTLAAPEQARQAFMLGSSAAQPPR from the coding sequence ATGCCCCCACGCCCCCCCGCCCAAGCACCGCTGCCCGCCGCCGAGCCGGCCAGCGCCGCCGTCACCCCCAATCCCTGGGAGCGGCTGCGCCAGTTCACCAGTGCCCGCATTGCGCTGGGCCGCGCCGGCACCAGCCTGCCCACGCGCGCGCATCTGGACTTTGCCTTGGCCCATGCCCAGGCGCGCATGGCCGTACACACCGAGGTCGATATTGAGCTGCTGGCAGGGGAGCTGCAAACACTGGCACCCGAGGCGCAGCCGGTGTTGCGCCTGCAAAGCGCCGCGCAAGACCGCCCCACATACCTGCAGCGGCCCGATCTGGGCCGGCGCCTGGGTGCCGAATCGCGCACGCTGCTGCAGGGCTTGCCGACCGCCACTGCCGATGTGGTGTTTGTCGTGGCCGATGGCCTGTCCTCCCTCGCGATAGAGCGCAATGCCCTGCCCTTTCTGCGCCAGATGCTGCCGGCGCTGGCCGAGCAATGGCGCGTCGGCCCGATCAGCGTCGTGCGCAATGCGCGGGTGGCGCTGGGCGATGAGATTGCGGCGGCGCTGGGCGCCTCGCTGGTGGTGGTGCTGATCGGCGAGCGCCCGGGCCTCAGCTCTCCGGACAGCATGGGCCTGTACATGACCTGGCAGCCCCGCCCGGGCATGACCGATGAGTCGCGCAACTGCATCTCCAATGTGCGCGAGCAAGGGTTGAGCTATGCGCATGCCGTCCACAAGCTGCACTACCTGATGCAGCAGGCCCGCCAGCGTCAGCTCTCGGGCGTGCAGCTCAAGGACGAATCCGATACGCTGGCCGCGCCCGAGCAGGCCCGCCAGGCCTTTATGCTCGGCAGCAGCGCGGCGCAGCCACCGCGCTGA
- the eat gene encoding ethanolamine permease: MADNTPQAGASAAQPSNYFEQRQLKRGAAGWLLLVGLGVAYVISGDFAGWNFGLKTGGWGGLMVASALMATMYACMCFALAELATIAPTAGGGYGFARRAFGPWGGFLCGVAILMEYAIAPAAIATFIGAYCQSLFGIDGWMVYLGFYAVFLGIHIYGAGEALRLIFAVTALAVVALVVFVVAMVPHFQFSNLFDIAPTDAWGASDFLPFGYLGIWACIPYGIWFFLAVEGVPLAAEEAQDPRRDLPRGLIGAIVVLVVFCGLILVLAPGGAGAAALMNSGNPLVEALESSKVLGGPTWISRFVNFVGLAGLIASFFSIIYGYSRLVFAMSRAGYLPRGLSLTTQRKTPYLALLVPGAIGFALSLSGQGDLLILVAVFGATISYVMMMASHIWLRIKEPNLPRAYRTPGGVFTSGIALVLACIAVVAGFLVDPRVLVGAVIVYAVFVAYFALYSRHHLVADAPGETTP; this comes from the coding sequence ATGGCCGATAACACCCCGCAAGCAGGCGCCAGCGCCGCGCAGCCCAGCAACTATTTCGAGCAGCGCCAGCTCAAGCGCGGGGCAGCCGGCTGGCTGCTGCTGGTCGGCCTGGGGGTGGCCTATGTCATCTCCGGCGATTTCGCTGGTTGGAACTTTGGCCTCAAAACGGGGGGCTGGGGCGGCTTGATGGTGGCCTCCGCGCTGATGGCCACCATGTACGCCTGCATGTGCTTTGCGCTGGCCGAGCTGGCGACCATCGCCCCCACGGCCGGCGGCGGTTATGGCTTTGCGCGGCGCGCCTTTGGGCCCTGGGGTGGGTTTCTCTGCGGTGTGGCAATCCTGATGGAATACGCGATTGCCCCGGCCGCCATCGCCACCTTTATCGGCGCCTACTGCCAGTCGCTGTTCGGCATCGATGGCTGGATGGTCTACCTGGGCTTTTATGCCGTGTTTCTGGGCATCCATATCTATGGCGCCGGCGAGGCTCTGCGCCTGATTTTTGCCGTCACCGCGCTGGCGGTGGTCGCGCTGGTGGTATTTGTCGTCGCGATGGTGCCGCATTTCCAGTTCAGCAACCTGTTTGACATTGCACCCACCGATGCCTGGGGCGCCAGCGACTTTCTGCCCTTTGGCTACCTCGGCATCTGGGCCTGCATCCCTTATGGCATCTGGTTCTTTCTGGCGGTGGAAGGTGTGCCGCTGGCCGCCGAAGAAGCGCAGGACCCGCGCCGCGATCTGCCCAGGGGTTTGATCGGCGCCATCGTCGTGCTGGTGGTCTTTTGCGGATTGATCCTGGTGCTGGCACCGGGCGGTGCCGGTGCGGCGGCCTTGATGAACTCGGGCAACCCGCTGGTCGAGGCGCTGGAGTCCAGCAAGGTGCTGGGCGGCCCCACCTGGATCAGCCGCTTCGTCAATTTTGTCGGCCTGGCCGGGCTGATTGCCAGCTTCTTCTCCATCATTTATGGCTACTCGCGCCTGGTGTTTGCGATGTCGCGCGCCGGTTACCTGCCCCGGGGTTTGTCGTTGACCACCCAACGCAAAACGCCCTATCTGGCCCTGCTGGTACCCGGCGCCATCGGCTTTGCGCTGTCGCTCAGCGGCCAGGGCGATCTGCTGATCCTCGTCGCAGTGTTTGGCGCCACCATCTCCTACGTGATGATGATGGCCTCGCACATCTGGCTGCGCATCAAGGAGCCGAACCTGCCCCGCGCCTACCGCACGCCGGGGGGCGTGTTCACCTCGGGCATTGCGCTGGTGCTGGCCTGCATCGCCGTAGTGGCGGGCTTCTTGGTAGACCCTCGGGTGCTCGTTGGCGCCGTCATCGTCTACGCCGTCTTCGTCGCCTACTTTGCGCTGTACAGCCGCCACCACCTGGTGGCGGACGCCCCCGGCGAGACAACGCCCTGA
- a CDS encoding LysR family transcriptional regulator: protein MRHSLVPTALRYADQVARSGSIQKASRELHVAASAINRQILALEEELGVPLFERMPRGMRLTASGDALITMARRWRQDETRMVAEVRRIQGIHQGHVSLVAMDSHASSVLPALIDALHVQHPLVSLSVELSTPDDAETALLTGRADLAAIFNLAPRRELLVLWKAQLPLGCVVAPGHALAGRKSVSFQEATAYPIALQSRAITIRRHLEAQFSWLFKDARGFVESNSLQLVKQLALGGQRLIFTSELDVAPELAAGALVFIPIRDQGAEPQDISVAVDATRPPGPVVKLVAEQLMAALQASLDQARSAGKKA from the coding sequence ATGCGCCATTCGCTTGTACCTACCGCCCTGCGCTATGCAGACCAGGTGGCCCGCTCGGGCTCGATCCAGAAAGCCTCGCGCGAACTGCATGTGGCGGCCTCGGCCATCAACCGCCAGATTCTGGCGTTGGAAGAAGAATTGGGCGTGCCGCTGTTCGAGCGCATGCCCAGGGGCATGCGGCTGACGGCCTCTGGTGATGCGCTGATCACCATGGCGCGCCGCTGGCGCCAGGATGAAACCCGTATGGTGGCGGAGGTGCGGCGCATCCAGGGCATCCACCAGGGCCATGTGTCGCTGGTGGCGATGGACAGCCATGCCAGCAGCGTGCTGCCCGCGCTGATCGATGCCCTCCATGTGCAGCATCCCCTGGTCAGCCTGTCGGTGGAGCTGAGTACGCCCGACGATGCCGAAACCGCGCTGCTGACGGGCCGAGCCGATTTGGCTGCCATCTTTAACCTGGCGCCGCGCCGCGAACTGCTGGTGCTGTGGAAAGCCCAGCTGCCGCTGGGCTGTGTGGTGGCCCCGGGCCATGCGCTGGCCGGGCGCAAGTCCGTCAGTTTTCAGGAGGCCACCGCCTACCCGATTGCCTTGCAAAGCCGCGCCATCACCATCCGCCGCCATCTGGAGGCGCAGTTCAGCTGGCTGTTCAAGGATGCGCGGGGCTTTGTCGAGAGCAATTCGCTGCAGCTGGTCAAGCAGCTGGCGCTGGGCGGGCAGCGATTGATCTTCACCTCGGAGCTGGATGTTGCCCCCGAGCTTGCCGCCGGTGCGCTGGTCTTTATCCCCATCCGCGACCAGGGCGCCGAGCCCCAGGACATCAGCGTGGCGGTGGACGCCACCCGCCCGCCTGGCCCGGTCGTCAAGCTGGTGGCCGAGCAGCTGATGGCCGCGCTACAGGCCAGCCTGGACCAGGCCCGCAGCGCTGGAAAAAAGGCTTAA
- a CDS encoding MBL fold metallo-hydrolase, which yields MPASALPLPPDLQFIERGWLSANNAVFVRGVSAVVDTGYCIHAEQTVSLVEASLQGAPLQRIVNTHLHSDHCGGNAALQQRWPQARTSIAPGHAQAVIDWDENQLSYRPTGQDCPRFQMDEVLQPGTDIQLGEQRWQCHAAPGHDPHSVILFEPASRTLISADALWENGFGVVFPEIEGTAAFDEVAATLDVIERLQPRLVLPGHGSAFSDVGTALHTARQRLERFVQSPERHALYAAKVLLKYKLLEWQQLPLAQVQTWLAATPYYGLLHQRYFADQDLAQWHASLVADLERSGAARREGTMLINQ from the coding sequence ATGCCCGCCTCCGCCCTGCCATTGCCACCGGATCTCCAGTTCATCGAGCGCGGTTGGCTGTCGGCCAACAATGCCGTGTTTGTGCGGGGCGTCAGCGCCGTGGTCGACACCGGCTACTGCATCCATGCCGAGCAAACCGTGAGCCTGGTGGAGGCCAGCTTGCAAGGCGCACCGCTGCAGCGCATCGTCAACACCCATTTGCACAGCGACCACTGCGGCGGCAATGCCGCCTTGCAGCAGCGCTGGCCCCAGGCCCGCACCAGCATTGCGCCCGGCCATGCGCAGGCCGTCATCGATTGGGATGAGAACCAGCTGAGCTACCGCCCCACCGGCCAGGACTGCCCGCGCTTTCAGATGGACGAGGTGCTGCAGCCCGGCACAGATATCCAGCTAGGCGAGCAGCGCTGGCAATGCCATGCCGCGCCCGGGCACGACCCACATTCGGTGATCTTGTTTGAGCCCGCCTCGCGCACCCTGATCTCCGCCGATGCGCTCTGGGAAAACGGCTTTGGCGTGGTCTTTCCGGAGATTGAAGGCACAGCGGCTTTTGATGAGGTGGCAGCGACACTGGATGTTATCGAGCGCCTGCAGCCCCGCCTGGTGCTGCCCGGCCATGGCAGTGCGTTCAGCGATGTGGGCACGGCCTTGCACACCGCGCGCCAGCGGCTGGAACGCTTTGTGCAAAGCCCCGAGCGCCATGCCCTCTATGCCGCCAAGGTGCTGCTCAAGTACAAGCTGTTGGAATGGCAGCAGCTACCGCTAGCGCAAGTGCAGACCTGGTTGGCCGCCACGCCCTACTACGGCCTGCTGCACCAGCGCTACTTTGCCGACCAGGACCTGGCGCAGTGGCATGCATCGCTGGTGGCCGACCTGGAACGCTCAGGCGCCGCGCGGCGCGAGGGCACGATGCTCATTAACCAGTAG
- a CDS encoding ethanolamine ammonia-lyase subunit EutB: protein MPYSHTVGAERHVFASLRELMAKATPARSGDSLAGVAARHDTERVAAQMALADLPLAHFLQEALVPYESDEVTRLIIDSHDRAAFAPVAHLTVGGFRDWLLSDAADEATLSALAPGLTPEMVAATSKLCRNQDLILIAQKCRVVTRFRNTIGLPGRMSTRLQPNHPTDDPSGIAASLLDGLMYGNGDAVIGINPASDSIAAVSTLLYMLDEVIQQYQIPTQSCVLTHVTTSIEAIGRGVPVDLVFQSIAGTQDANRSFGIDLALLQEGYDAAQSLARGTVGNNAMYFETGQGSALSAGAHHGLDQQTCEARAYAVARKFQPLLVNTVVGFIGPEYLYDGKQIIRAGLEDHFCGKLLGLPMGCDICYTNHAQADQNDMDVLLTLFGVAGINFIMGIPGSDDIMLNYQTTSFHDALYLRKTLGLRPTPEFEAWLQTMGITQAGGPGLRLAHDLPAPFSRALAQLN, encoded by the coding sequence ATGCCCTATTCCCATACCGTCGGCGCCGAGCGCCATGTATTTGCATCGCTGCGCGAGCTGATGGCCAAAGCCACCCCTGCCCGCTCGGGCGACAGCCTGGCGGGCGTCGCGGCCCGCCATGACACCGAGCGCGTCGCTGCGCAGATGGCGCTGGCCGACCTGCCGCTGGCGCACTTTCTGCAAGAGGCGCTGGTGCCTTATGAGAGCGACGAGGTCACCCGCCTGATCATCGACAGCCATGACCGTGCCGCCTTTGCCCCGGTGGCGCATTTGACGGTGGGCGGTTTCCGCGACTGGCTGCTGTCCGATGCCGCTGATGAGGCCACGCTGAGCGCACTGGCGCCCGGCCTGACCCCGGAGATGGTGGCCGCCACTTCCAAGCTCTGCCGCAACCAGGACCTGATCCTGATCGCGCAGAAATGCCGCGTCGTCACCCGCTTTCGCAACACCATCGGCCTGCCCGGCCGCATGTCCACCCGCCTGCAGCCCAACCACCCCACAGACGACCCCTCGGGCATTGCCGCCAGCCTCCTCGACGGCCTGATGTATGGCAATGGCGATGCCGTCATCGGCATCAACCCGGCCAGCGACAGCATTGCCGCCGTCAGCACCTTGCTCTACATGCTCGACGAGGTGATCCAGCAGTACCAGATCCCCACCCAGTCCTGCGTGCTGACCCATGTGACCACCAGCATCGAGGCCATTGGCCGGGGCGTGCCGGTGGACCTGGTCTTCCAGTCCATCGCCGGCACGCAAGATGCCAACCGCAGCTTTGGCATTGACCTGGCCCTGCTGCAAGAGGGCTATGACGCGGCGCAGAGCCTGGCGCGCGGCACGGTCGGCAACAATGCCATGTACTTTGAAACCGGCCAGGGCAGCGCACTGTCGGCCGGCGCCCACCATGGGTTGGACCAGCAAACCTGCGAGGCGCGCGCCTATGCGGTGGCGCGCAAGTTCCAGCCGTTGCTGGTGAATACCGTGGTCGGCTTTATCGGCCCCGAGTACCTCTACGACGGCAAGCAGATCATCCGCGCCGGGCTGGAAGACCATTTCTGCGGCAAGCTGCTGGGCCTGCCGATGGGCTGCGACATTTGCTACACCAACCATGCGCAGGCCGACCAGAACGACATGGATGTGCTGCTGACCTTGTTTGGCGTAGCGGGCATCAATTTCATCATGGGCATTCCGGGCTCGGACGACATCATGCTGAACTACCAGACCACCTCCTTCCACGATGCGCTCTACCTGCGCAAGACCCTGGGCCTGCGGCCCACGCCCGAGTTCGAGGCCTGGCTGCAGACCATGGGTATCACCCAGGCCGGTGGCCCGGGCCTGCGCCTGGCCCATGACCTGCCCGCGCCTTTTTCGCGGGCGCTGGCCCAGCTGAATTGA
- the uraD gene encoding 2-oxo-4-hydroxy-4-carboxy-5-ureidoimidazoline decarboxylase, producing MTPDQRLQHLNHCPPAAFCAALADIWEHAPWVAEHTVALRPFASADALHSAMLAVVAGQDEASRIRFLAGHPELGGELARRGAMNAPSTDEQASLGLGQLPKAEAQQWDALNRAYRERFGFPFILCIRQHSLASALLVFTQRLGHTRQMELQLALNEIAAISRLRLARYLQASDPAPAPSH from the coding sequence ATGACGCCTGACCAACGCCTCCAGCACCTCAACCATTGCCCGCCCGCTGCGTTCTGTGCGGCCCTGGCCGATATCTGGGAGCATGCGCCCTGGGTGGCGGAGCACACCGTGGCGCTGCGCCCCTTTGCCAGCGCCGATGCCCTGCACAGCGCCATGCTGGCGGTGGTGGCCGGCCAGGATGAGGCGAGCCGCATCCGTTTTTTGGCGGGCCATCCCGAGCTGGGCGGCGAGCTGGCGCGCCGGGGCGCGATGAATGCGCCCTCCACCGACGAGCAGGCCAGCCTGGGCCTGGGCCAGCTGCCCAAGGCAGAGGCCCAGCAATGGGATGCCTTGAACCGCGCCTACCGCGAACGCTTTGGGTTTCCCTTCATTCTCTGCATCCGCCAGCACAGCTTGGCATCCGCCTTGCTTGTGTTCACACAGCGCCTGGGCCACACGCGGCAGATGGAGCTGCAGCTGGCGCTGAACGAGATCGCGGCCATCAGCCGGCTGCGGCTGGCACGTTACCTGCAGGCCAGCGACCCCGCCCCGGCCCCCAGCCATTGA
- a CDS encoding glutathione S-transferase family protein encodes MLQLYIGNKNYSSWSMRAWVLLRQADIPFEEKLVRFDGFDSQSEFKRTMTALSPTGTVPLLRDGDTSVWDSLAIAEYAAEQFPEKQLWPQDKAARASARSICAEMHGGFTALRSACPMNIEADLAEVGRIVWRDNAAVRKNVERLCSMWSHLLVQHGGPMLFDQFSIADAYFAPVCSRLKTYQLPVPGEIAAYIERVHQLPGVKAWIDAALAEQDFVAMDEPYRAER; translated from the coding sequence ATGCTGCAGCTTTATATCGGCAATAAAAATTATTCGTCTTGGTCCATGCGCGCCTGGGTGCTGCTGCGCCAGGCGGACATCCCTTTTGAAGAGAAATTGGTCCGCTTTGACGGCTTTGACAGCCAGTCCGAGTTCAAGCGCACGATGACCGCCCTCAGCCCCACCGGCACGGTTCCGCTGCTGCGCGATGGCGATACCAGCGTCTGGGACAGCCTGGCAATTGCCGAATATGCGGCCGAGCAGTTCCCCGAGAAACAGCTCTGGCCCCAGGACAAAGCAGCCCGCGCCAGCGCCCGCAGCATTTGCGCCGAAATGCATGGCGGCTTCACCGCCCTGCGCAGCGCCTGCCCAATGAACATCGAGGCCGACCTGGCCGAGGTGGGCCGGATTGTCTGGCGCGACAATGCCGCCGTGCGCAAGAACGTCGAACGCCTGTGCAGCATGTGGAGCCATCTGCTGGTCCAGCATGGTGGCCCCATGCTGTTTGACCAGTTCAGCATCGCCGATGCCTACTTCGCGCCGGTGTGCTCACGCCTCAAAACTTACCAGTTGCCGGTGCCCGGCGAGATTGCCGCCTATATCGAGCGCGTGCACCAGCTGCCCGGCGTCAAGGCCTGGATCGATGCGGCACTGGCCGAGCAGGATTTTGTCGCGATGGACGAGCCCTACCGGGCTGAGCGTTAA